GGGCAGCAGGCTGGGGCTCTGGCCCTCTGGGAAGAGGCCCTGGAGCTGAGACCTGAACCCAAGGGCGGTGCAGTCTGTGCTGGAAGGACCTCCAAGAGAAGGAACAGGCACCGGCAGGAACAAAAGGGCACACTGGACAGAGCCTGGTGCCGAGGAAGCTGGAGAGGGCCCTGTGGAGGAGGCCTGGTGCCAGAGGACAAGCCAGAGGCTGCTCCTCGAAGGGGAGGCTTGGGCTTCTGTGGAGGTTTTTCACAGGCCTCTTCAGGAAGTGAGAGTCCTTTCTTGGGGTCCCTGGGGTTTGGGCTGGAGCACCAGAGCAGAAGGTTGGCTAAGCTTCCGGGCTGGGCCCAGGCCAGACCTCCGTGGCCCGTTTCCTCACTTCTGCTGCTGGAGGAACAGTGACCAGGTACAACAGGAGGGAAAGGTGAGAGCAGGCCCAACTCCTCTCTTGAATGTGACacagcccccaccctgcccctcatTAGGTTCCTGTCTGTGGGACCAGCTCTGCCACACCCTACCCCCTTTCCCAGCAAACCTCTCCTGACTATGAAGAGGAACAGAGTGTCCTGTGCCTGCCCCAGGGCTTTGAGACTCTCAGCAGCAAGGGGAACTATGGGTGATTCAAGAGCATCATGAGGACCCGTGTCAGCTTCCGGCGCCCTGGTCTGGTAGGGGCATCGCTTCAGGGCCTGTCctacccaccacccccaccatgCCCCCATTTGTCTCCAATACATTGTAAACACCACATTTATTAGCGGTTTTCAAACCTCTGGTAAGAAACATAGGAACGGCAGGGCTCTCCTTCAtgctgccctgggccccagccccccAGGCATGCAGGACGGAGCTGGTAGCCGAGTCAAGATGCCTTCAGGAGCAGGCCCAGGGGAGGAGCAGGCCCCACGCTTTCCCATTCTTACCCCCCACTAGCCTTGGCCTGGGCTGAGATCAGGAGGGCAGACCCAGCTCGAACCCCAGCCCCCTGCTCCTCTTGGTGgccgcctccccgccccccagcctcTCTGATCCTCCACTCTGGAGCCTGCAGCCTGTGTCACATGCTTTGCTCCTTCACATGTGGACCAAGCCAGAGGCTGTCAGGCTGTTTCTGTGGGCCCTGCCTCTCCAGTCAGGGAGCCAGCAGGGCAGAGCAGGCCTGGCTCCTGTCCTTATACTGTGTACTCAGCTCAGGGCGGGGTGCTCGGCAGGGGCCCAGGATGGGCAACAGCTTGTCCAAAGACCCACTGTAGGCAAGAACGGCAGGGCAGCCTAACTTAGCTTCTTCCAGCTCCAGTGTCTCCCAGTCTCCATTTATTGGCTCCTGGCTGGGCCTGAAACTCCTCACGGCCTCAATAATCCAAGGTACAGTGCCAATGCCTCCTCCTCCAAGACGTCCCCCTGGCTTGGTGCCAGGTTCGGGGCTAGGCTATCGATGGTCAGCCAAGGCTGCTAATTCAAGGCCCTGAGGACAGCCTCCAGCTTCATGGCCACGGCCAGGTCACCCTTCACCTTCAGCCGCCCGCTCATGTATGCCCCCAGTGGTCGCAGCTCTCTGCACAACAAGGCCCGCAGGTCTGCCTCGGCCATCTCCACCACCACGTCAGGAATGCCGTTGGGCACCCCGTGTCCCACACTCCCTTGCCCTGTTGGGGGAAAGAAAACTGAGCATTAGTAGGGGGACAGCTGGATGGCAGGGGAAGAAGGGGTTCGCATGTCCCACTGGGAGGAGTGAAAAGTAGTGGCTAAGAGTTCAGGTTCTAATACGCTGGGTTCAAGTCCTGTTGGCTGTGTGAGCActtagagcctcagtttccaacaGTCCCCAGGTCCCAGGCCCCTGGTGAGCAGCAGTGGGGAGAATACACTGAAGGGGTCAGCCGGGGCCCGGCACCGGGAGGCCTGCAGCACGCGAGCACTCCTGCGGTGGGAAGCTTGGCTACTGAGATGTCCTGCTGACGAGGACATGGCAGGGAGACATGGCCTGAACAACCACAGTCTGCACATGGTGTCTGAGCCCCTGACTGCTACGGGTCCGCCTGAAACTGTTGGCAGGAGCAGGGGGCAGTCTTCAAAAGGGCCCCGGGGCAGCAGGCTCCAAGTAacctgggtgggaggaggggcagggagggcagctgCACCTGTAGTGAGGTCCAGGAAGTAGGTGCTCTGGGTGCCACTGGGCAGGGTGACATTGAACTGGTAGCAGGCCCCGACTTGGCTGACCAGGGCCTCAGACAGGAAGGGCTGCAGAGCAGTCAGCAGCCCCTCGGCCACAGGCTGCTTCAGGGTGGGCCCAGCACCAACGTGAGGGGCAGGCGGCTCAGCTTCGCTCACCATCTCCAAGGTGTCTGCTGGGGGTGCCAACAGGGTTGGAAAGGGAGATAGAGAGAAGGAGGTCAATGTGCTGCCAAGGTCAGGATCACTGTGGCCTCCATACCTTTGTGGCAGTTCCCCCTCACATCCCCTTGAGGCCGGTGATCTACTTCTTCTGCTGAGAAGCCACACTTGAGCTTCAGCCTTCGCTCTTAGCCCCACTTTCTAAGCTACTCCACCCCTGAAGGTAAAACTCTCTGCCGGGTGCTGTTGTTTCCTCCTACAGAGGTTCCAGAGGCCTCCACATACTCACAGACACTTACAGACACCTGGGCTCTTCTCACTGCCTTAGCTCTGGTGAGCTCTAGAATCAAGGTGACTGGAACAGCTGGGCAGGGTGTGCACTGCACAAAGGTGCTTGGTTAAGGGAGCAAGTAGCAAAGCTCAGCCTGTGCTGCACACCAAGCTAAGTGCCATAATGAGCACCTCCATCCACCTCCTCAAGGTTCCTCACCTGGCCCCAGAGGTGAGGCACCTCCTGCCACTGAGGACATGCTTCCTCCAAGGAAGTGGAGAGCCAGCTGCTGGAGGGTGCTGTCCAGGCTGGGCCCAGCCGGGCTGTCCTGGGGTGGCTGGAGCACAGCCTCCACTGCCAGCTCCACGCGGtccacctccagcccccaggccctggtcaCATCGTTGATCTCCAGCTGGAAGACAGTGTGGGGAGAAATGGAATTCGTTCAACAAGGCCTTCCGGATCACCTTCTTTGGGAGGCTGGAATGGGCACACATGGacacagcagtgtatgaggcccCCCTACGTGCCCTTGAGAAGGTCCCAGCCAGGGAGCACAGGCAGAGGGCTGCTACAACCCAGGAGTGGGCAGCTGGCAGTGAGCAACCAAGAGACAGCCGAGGCCCAGGGCGTGGGCCCGGGCAGGGAGGGGGAGTGAAGCCGGAAGGAGGAGTTCTCCAGGTGAAGGAGCATAAGGGAGCACCCTTCCAGGCAAAAGCCCAGACGGGAGGACCTGGAATGTTCGGGAAACGGCGAGTAACTGTAGTTCCATTTAGCTGGACCCTCCACCGTGGCCTGGGGGCGTGGAGACAGCTGGGTCACAGCCGGCTGCATCTGCTCACTTGGATTTATCGTGAGGCACAAGGATCCCCAGGGAGGAGTTCATCAGGGAGGTGACAGAGCAGATTTGCTCATTGGAAAGATTCCCCCGGCTCCTATGGGGACACTGGAGTGGAGGGGCTGAGGGTGGATGCATGGAGACCAACTGCAGGCAGAAATGACCCGAATCTGGTGTCAGGCAGACAGGTGGCTATGAAGCTGGGCTACACCAAGAGGAGGGGCACAACTCTGTAAACTATACGAAGCCATAGCAAGACAGGCAGAGCCACTAGGATTGTTGGTTGCCCGGCTGTCACCTCACTGTCAGGTTTCTGGCGTGGGTTCCTGCACGGCCCCTGAGTGTGGGTGTTCAACTGGAGAGgatacacagagagagacacagactAGGGGGTGGGCCGGGGAGAGAGAAGTTTTTTCTGATACATTAACCCTGAGGGGTCTATGGGAGAGACAACTAACTGTCCAATAGGCAGATGGATAAATGGGTCCAGGGCGCAGGAGAGAGTcgaggctggagcagagtgttGTGAATAATTAGTGTCCAGAGACAGCAAAAAGCCCTGGATGGATAAGCTCTCCCCAGGAGGTCATAGAGGAGAAGAGGCCATTGACAGAAAACCTGGAAACGAAAGGGCAGCAGAAGAAGGAGTGACCaggaagggggagaggcaggCGCGTGGGGTAACAGAAGCCAAGGGAAGCAGAGGATCCGAGAGTAGAGAAGGATGGGTCCAGAGTCAAAGGCTGCCAGCAGGTGAAGTAAGGGGAAGGGCTGAGGTGCCCCCTGCGCTAGTAAGAGGGAGGCCACCCTGACGTGGCCAGAGCTGACTTGGGAGTGTAGAgacaggaggggaggaagaggagaagaggggagtgAGAGCAAGAGGGGGACTGGGGCAAAGGGAGGGCATGTGTCTGCGCAgaaaggggagcagggagggaggacggAGGGAGGGAGCCGAGTCCTGGGCCCAGAGCACCGGCT
The DNA window shown above is from Equus quagga isolate Etosha38 chromosome 2, UCLA_HA_Equagga_1.0, whole genome shotgun sequence and carries:
- the LOC124233872 gene encoding stomatin-like protein 1 isoform X2, with the translated sequence MWRKAWIGRGMLALIHPSWDYAAASELSHLTRSLAPSHFSSALNSPLDAPQSWPSCLCHGLISFLGFLLLLITFPVSGWFALKIVPAYERMIVFRLGRIRTPQGPGMVLLLPFIDSFQRVDLRTRAFNVPPCKLASKDGAVLSVGADVQFRIWDPVLSVMTVKDLNMATRMTAQNAMTKALLKRPLREIQMEKLKISDQLLLEINDVTRAWGLEVDRVELAVEAVLQPPQDSPAGPSLDSTLQQLALHFLGGSMSSVAGGASPLGPDTLEMVSEAEPPAPHVGAGPTLKQPVAEGLLTALQPFLSEALVSQVGACYQFNVTLPSGTQSTYFLDLTTGQGSVGHGVPNGIPDVVVEMAEADLRALLCRELRPLGAYMSGRLKVKGDLAVAMKLEAVLRALN
- the LOC124233872 gene encoding stomatin-like protein 1 isoform X4, whose amino-acid sequence is MLSRSGYRALPLGDFDRFQQSSFGFLGSQKGCLSPERGGVGPGADAPQSWPSCLCHGLISFLGFLLLLITFPVSGWFALKIVPAYERMIVFRLGRIRTPQGPGMVLLLPFIDSFQRVDLRTRAFNVPPCKLASKDGAVLSVGADVQFRIWDPVLSVMTVKDLNMATRMTAQNAMTKALLKRPLREIQMEKLKISDQLLLEINDVTRAWGLEVDRVELAVEAVLQPPQDSPAGPSLDSTLQQLALHFLGGSMSSVAGGASPLGPDTLEMVSEAEPPAPHVGAGPTLKQPVAEGLLTALQPFLSEALVSQVGACYQFNVTLPSGTQSTYFLDLTTGQGSVGHGVPNGIPDVVVEMAEADLRALLCRELRPLGAYMSGRLKVKGDLAVAMKLEAVLRALN
- the LOC124233872 gene encoding stomatin-like protein 1 isoform X3 translates to MLSRSGYRALPLGDFDRFQQSSFGFLGSQKGCLSPERGGVGPGADAPQSWPSCLCHGLISFLGFLLLLITFPVSGWFALKIVPAYERMIVFRLGRIRTPQGPGMVLLLPFIDSFQRVDLRTRAFNVPPCKLASKDGAVLSVGADVQFRIWDPVLSVMTVKDLNMATRMTAQNAMTKALLKRPLREIQMEKLKISDQLLLEINDVTRAWGLEVDRVELAVEAVLQPPQDSPAGPSLDSTLQQLALHFLGGSMSSVAGGASPLGPADTLEMVSEAEPPAPHVGAGPTLKQPVAEGLLTALQPFLSEALVSQVGACYQFNVTLPSGTQSTYFLDLTTGQGSVGHGVPNGIPDVVVEMAEADLRALLCRELRPLGAYMSGRLKVKGDLAVAMKLEAVLRALN
- the LOC124233872 gene encoding stomatin-like protein 1 isoform X6 translates to MIVFRLGRIRTPQGPGMVLLLPFIDSFQRVDLRTRAFNVPPCKLASKDGAVLSVGADVQFRIWDPVLSVMTVKDLNMATRMTAQNAMTKALLKRPLREIQMEKLKISDQLLLEINDVTRAWGLEVDRVELAVEAVLQPPQDSPAGPSLDSTLQQLALHFLGGSMSSVAGGASPLGPADTLEMVSEAEPPAPHVGAGPTLKQPVAEGLLTALQPFLSEALVSQVGACYQFNVTLPSGTQSTYFLDLTTGQGSVGHGVPNGIPDVVVEMAEADLRALLCRELRPLGAYMSGRLKVKGDLAVAMKLEAVLRALN
- the LOC124233872 gene encoding stomatin-like protein 1 isoform X1, which translates into the protein MWRKAWIGRGMLALIHPSWDYAAASELSHLTRSLAPSHFSSALNSPLDAPQSWPSCLCHGLISFLGFLLLLITFPVSGWFALKIVPAYERMIVFRLGRIRTPQGPGMVLLLPFIDSFQRVDLRTRAFNVPPCKLASKDGAVLSVGADVQFRIWDPVLSVMTVKDLNMATRMTAQNAMTKALLKRPLREIQMEKLKISDQLLLEINDVTRAWGLEVDRVELAVEAVLQPPQDSPAGPSLDSTLQQLALHFLGGSMSSVAGGASPLGPADTLEMVSEAEPPAPHVGAGPTLKQPVAEGLLTALQPFLSEALVSQVGACYQFNVTLPSGTQSTYFLDLTTGQGSVGHGVPNGIPDVVVEMAEADLRALLCRELRPLGAYMSGRLKVKGDLAVAMKLEAVLRALN
- the LOC124233872 gene encoding stomatin-like protein 1 isoform X5, which codes for MDWLLRSDGRCLAENRPCEDAPQSWPSCLCHGLISFLGFLLLLITFPVSGWFALKIVPAYERMIVFRLGRIRTPQGPGMVLLLPFIDSFQRVDLRTRAFNVPPCKLASKDGAVLSVGADVQFRIWDPVLSVMTVKDLNMATRMTAQNAMTKALLKRPLREIQMEKLKISDQLLLEINDVTRAWGLEVDRVELAVEAVLQPPQDSPAGPSLDSTLQQLALHFLGGSMSSVAGGASPLGPADTLEMVSEAEPPAPHVGAGPTLKQPVAEGLLTALQPFLSEALVSQVGACYQFNVTLPSGTQSTYFLDLTTGQGSVGHGVPNGIPDVVVEMAEADLRALLCRELRPLGAYMSGRLKVKGDLAVAMKLEAVLRALN